Proteins found in one Pediococcus claussenii ATCC BAA-344 genomic segment:
- a CDS encoding heavy metal translocating P-type ATPase: protein MANKEDHMNMKNMSAKNMENNESNMSHMDHDMTETDHNQMNMDHDMAEMDHSQMNMNHGDMDMAGTDMMMHGGSMMHMGNLKVKFWVSVVLAIPVLLLAPIMGLNVSILSLSSPLIVGIIIVLFDTALYFYGGMPFLKGAKAEIQNKSPEMMTLVTLGISVSYFYSLYAFIANNFLNPANHVMDFSFELATLILIMLLGHWIEMNALMGAGAALQKMAALLPKTAHLVTDNGETKEVPVSDLKVGQVFQVRSGESIPADGVITAGESTVNEALVTGESAAVTKNVGDKVIGGATNNNGTLTVKISGTGDSGYLSQVMKMVQNAQQAKSKAEDKADLVAKYLFYAAFGVGIIAFFAWLPQGLATAMTIMVTVFVIACPHALGLAIPLVVSRSTTIGAQNGLLVRNRQAIEASQHVSHVLLDKTGTLTEGKFTVNALIPNDGIDETTLLSRLAALENNSTHPLAQAIITEAQAKDIEVVAAEKSQNIPGVGISGNVDGTDYTIVNGNYLTKQGIRFDEAAADKWAAKGNSVSFLLQGTQVQGMVAEGDTIKAGAKELISGLQRRGITPVMLTGDNPKAAEHVANLLGLTEFHAGLLPDDKQKIIADYQAKGNHVIMVGDGVNDAPSLAAADIGIAIGAGTDVAIDSADVVLVKSEPSDILHFLDLAKITNRKMVQNLWWGAGYNIVAIPLAAGVLSFIGIILDPAVGAVVMAMSTIIVAINAMGLTGEKIKNV from the coding sequence ATGGCAAATAAAGAGGACCATATGAACATGAAAAACATGAGTGCTAAGAATATGGAAAATAATGAATCAAATATGAGTCATATGGATCACGATATGACCGAAACGGATCATAATCAAATGAACATGGACCACGATATGGCCGAAATGGATCACAGCCAAATGAACATGAATCATGGTGATATGGATATGGCTGGGACCGACATGATGATGCACGGTGGCTCAATGATGCATATGGGGAATTTGAAAGTTAAATTTTGGGTCTCCGTTGTCTTAGCGATTCCAGTTTTACTGTTAGCACCAATCATGGGTTTAAACGTTTCCATCCTTAGTTTAAGTTCACCGCTAATTGTTGGCATTATCATCGTTTTGTTTGATACAGCACTTTACTTTTATGGCGGAATGCCATTTTTAAAGGGGGCTAAAGCGGAAATTCAGAATAAATCTCCTGAAATGATGACGCTAGTAACCCTTGGAATTTCCGTTTCGTATTTCTACAGTTTGTACGCATTTATTGCCAACAACTTCTTGAACCCGGCAAATCATGTAATGGATTTTTCGTTCGAACTTGCAACCCTGATTTTAATTATGCTTCTAGGACACTGGATTGAAATGAATGCATTGATGGGGGCTGGGGCTGCCTTACAAAAGATGGCGGCCCTGTTGCCTAAGACGGCCCATCTAGTTACAGATAATGGTGAAACAAAAGAAGTGCCAGTATCTGATTTAAAAGTTGGTCAAGTTTTCCAAGTGCGTTCAGGTGAGAGTATTCCAGCCGATGGTGTTATTACGGCTGGGGAGTCGACCGTGAATGAAGCACTGGTAACCGGTGAATCTGCTGCCGTTACCAAGAACGTTGGCGATAAGGTCATTGGTGGTGCAACCAACAATAACGGGACGCTAACGGTTAAAATTAGTGGTACTGGTGACTCCGGCTATCTTTCTCAAGTAATGAAAATGGTTCAAAATGCCCAGCAAGCTAAATCTAAAGCAGAAGATAAAGCTGATTTAGTTGCCAAGTATCTATTTTACGCGGCATTTGGTGTTGGGATTATTGCTTTCTTTGCCTGGTTACCCCAGGGATTGGCGACTGCAATGACGATCATGGTGACCGTCTTCGTGATTGCTTGCCCGCATGCATTAGGATTAGCGATTCCATTAGTGGTTTCTCGTTCTACTACGATTGGCGCTCAAAATGGGCTATTAGTTCGAAATCGCCAAGCCATTGAAGCAAGTCAACATGTTAGCCACGTTCTCTTGGATAAAACTGGCACGTTAACAGAAGGTAAATTTACGGTGAATGCATTGATTCCAAATGATGGGATTGACGAAACAACGTTATTAAGCCGACTGGCCGCCCTTGAAAATAATTCGACTCATCCGCTGGCCCAAGCAATCATTACTGAAGCCCAAGCGAAGGACATTGAAGTCGTTGCGGCTGAAAAGTCTCAAAATATTCCGGGCGTTGGTATTTCCGGTAATGTTGATGGCACTGACTATACGATTGTTAATGGTAACTATTTAACGAAGCAAGGGATCAGGTTTGACGAGGCCGCTGCTGATAAATGGGCTGCTAAGGGTAATTCCGTCAGCTTCCTATTGCAGGGCACCCAAGTTCAAGGAATGGTTGCTGAAGGCGACACCATCAAAGCGGGTGCTAAGGAATTAATTAGTGGTCTTCAGAGGCGAGGAATTACCCCCGTAATGCTCACTGGCGATAATCCAAAAGCCGCGGAACACGTTGCTAACTTACTGGGATTGACTGAATTCCATGCAGGCCTATTACCAGATGATAAACAAAAGATTATTGCTGATTATCAAGCAAAGGGCAATCACGTCATCATGGTTGGTGACGGCGTAAATGACGCACCAAGTCTTGCCGCGGCCGATATTGGAATTGCAATTGGCGCCGGAACCGATGTTGCCATTGATTCCGCTGATGTTGTGTTGGTTAAATCAGAACCCAGCGATATTTTACATTTTCTTGATTTGGCTAAAATCACAAATCGGAAAATGGTTCAAAATCTCTGGTGGGGAGCAGGCTACAATATTGTCGCAATTCCACTCGCTGCCGGTGTGTTGTCATTTATTGGAATCATTCTAGACCCAGCCGTTGGTGCTGTGGTCATGGCGATGTCGACAATTATCGTGGCAATTAATGCGATGGGATTGACTGGTGAAAAGATTAAAAACGTGTAA
- a CDS encoding CopY/TcrY family copper transport repressor has translation MEDAKNVTITDSEWMVMRAIWTMGHATSRELIDAMNELEGWSASTTKTLLHRLIQKQAVAQHGGSRPFTYKPVVGEKESMAAAADDLFDHMCAMRAGSTIAGVIQSRELSRADIANLQAILAEKAKTAPEEVQCNCLPGDQTC, from the coding sequence TTGGAGGATGCAAAGAATGTAACCATCACCGATTCTGAATGGATGGTTATGAGAGCAATTTGGACAATGGGACATGCGACTAGTCGTGAACTAATCGATGCTATGAACGAATTAGAAGGCTGGTCAGCTTCAACAACCAAAACGCTACTTCACAGGTTGATTCAAAAACAGGCGGTTGCGCAGCATGGCGGCAGTCGACCATTCACGTATAAGCCGGTTGTTGGCGAGAAGGAATCAATGGCGGCAGCGGCAGATGATTTGTTTGACCATATGTGTGCGATGCGTGCTGGTTCAACAATTGCCGGCGTTATTCAGTCAAGGGAACTCTCACGGGCGGATATTGCGAACTTACAGGCGATTCTAGCTGAAAAGGCCAAAACAGCGCCCGAGGAAGTTCAGTGTAACTGCTTGCCAGGTGATCAAACGTGTTAA
- a CDS encoding protein NO VEIN domain-containing protein, producing the protein MVNAGFYISQNERQYAKEDNSSYWLYRVYDINKEAKLEKYHGNLEQYFSFEPTDYLALKKEN; encoded by the coding sequence ATTGTAAACGCGGGGTTTTATATTTCTCAAAATGAACGCCAATACGCTAAAGAGGATAATTCATCATATTGGCTATATCGTGTTTACGATATTAATAAGGAAGCAAAATTAGAGAAGTATCATGGCAATCTAGAACAATATTTTAGTTTTGAACCAACTGATTATCTTGCTTTGAAGAAAGAAAATTAG